AAACGAATTAAATTGATACCTTTGCACAGATTTTGTATAGAATAAATTCATGCAAGGAAGATGATTTTGCTGTATTGTATTTGCAATATTCAAACTAAATTTTTTTCTTTGCAAGATTATACAACTGAATTAATTAGTAATTAAAACAATACAAATGAATAAAACGAAGTTCATTTATGTTTTGGGTTTTCTAGCAATCTTGAGCTTTACTAGCTGTGGCAAAGGCGGAAGAAAAGCAGGAGGTGGAACCAAAAACTATACTAGCCGTACTGGATGGAAACCAAACGATAAAAAAGGTTGGTTCTTCCAAGGTAAAAAAGAAAAACAAAAAGCTTCTCAAGGGATGGTTTACATCGAGGGAGGTACTTTTACTATGGGGCAAGTGAAAACCGATGTAATGCGAAATTGGGATAATACCCCACGCCGTATGCAAGTGCGCTCGTTCTATATGGGAGATACAGAGGTTACAAACATTGCTTATAGAGAGTATATGTCTTGGATTAATTATGTATTTCCAACTTCAAATCCAGAGAACAAGAATATCAATGACGGGATAAAACCAGACACCTTGGTTTGGGGTAACAAACTTTCTCGTAACGATTTATATTCTCACGAGTATTTAAGAAATCCGTCATTTGATTACTATCCAGTAGTAGGGGTAACTTGGTTACAAGCCGTTCGCTATTGTGATTGGTTGACAGATCGTGCCAACGAGAAAGCTATGATGGATAAAGGTTACATCAGTAAAGATTTATACTTAAACGAAGAAGTGAATTTAGGTTCAAATCACTTTAATACCGAAAGATTTCAACAAAATCCTGGGCAAGTATTCCAAGGAGATGGTGTTGTGGATTCGGCCAAAATCATGAAAAAACTTAAAATCAAAACTAAAAACTCTAGAATCAACTACCGTTCAAGTATGAACGCAAGCTTAGTCCCTGCCTTTAGATTACCTACAGAAGCTGAATGGGAGTATGCTGCTTTAGCACTGCCTGGAGATAGAAAGTATAATAGCTACGAAGGGAAACCGATTGCCCAAAACGAAATTAGACAAGAAAAAGGTAGAAATAGAGGGGAATTCATGGCAAACTTCAAAAGAGGTCGTGGAGACTACTCAGGTATAGGTGGTTGGGGCAACGATGGTTCTGCTATTACCAATGATGTGAAACATTATCCATCAAACGAGTTCGGTCTTTATGGAATGTTAGGTAACGTGGCCGAATGGGTAGCCGATGTTTATCGTCCAATCATCGATGAAGAAGCAAACGATTTCAATTACTACCGTGGAAATATCTATACCCGTAGAATTCAAAACGGAAATGGCGATTTTGAAACATATCAAGAAAGAGAAGTTGCTTATGATACATTAAACAATGGTCAGCTTTTGGCTAAAGCATTGCCAGGGTCTTATAAGCGTGAGGTAATAGAAGACGCTCGAGATTATGAAGATGGAGACTATCGTTCTTCTTTAGATATAGGAAAAGCAGAAACAGATCCTAATGGAACAGATCCGAATATGTACAATTCTCCAGTGCGAAAATTCCGAGTTACAGATGATGGTAGAGTAGTTTTAGAAAAAGACGAAAAACAAAGATTCACCGAAATCAGCAATCGTTCTAGGGTAGTGAAAGGAGGTTCTTGGAGAGATAACATTTATTGGTTAGACCCAGGACAAAGAAGATTCCTAGATGAGGGCTCTGCAGCTTCTTGGATTGGTTTCCGCGTGGCACAAGATTATACAGGCGCAAACGAGGCAACACGCACCAAAAGAGGTATTGTAAAACAGAAATAACTCAATAAAAATTGATAAATAAAAAAAAGAGGTTCAAAATGTCATTGAATCTCTTTTTTTGCTAAAAATCTGAAAAACACACATGAGAGTAGAAGAATTTTATCATAGATTTAAAGATGGGGTAAAAGTTTCGACCGATACTAGAAAAATCGAAAAAGGAGATATTTTTATTGCGCTAAAAGGCGAAAACTTCAACGGAAACACCTATGCCGAAAAAGCCATTGAACAAGGAGCCACCGTTGCAATCGTAGATGAGCCACAGTTTGAAAATACGGCTAAAAACATATTTTTGGTGGAAGATAGCTTGAAATTTTTACAAGATTTAGCGCATTTCCACAGAAAGGAATTAGGCATAAAAATCATTTCGCTCACAGGAAGTAACGGGAAAACGACAACCAAAGAATTAATCGCTCAAGCTTTGGGGGCAAAATTCAATGTGGCGTTTACACAAGGAAATTTAAACAATCACATCGGCGTGCCGCTTACTTTGTTAAGCCTAAACAAATCACACGATTTGGCGGTGGTGGAAATGGGCGCAAATCATCCGCGAGAGATTGCACAACTTTGCGAAATCGCAGCGCCGAATTTTGGCTACATCACCAATTTTGGAAAAGCACATTTAGAGGGCTTTGGTAGCGAGGAAGGCGTGGTGAAAGCAAAATCCGAATTATACGATTTTTTGCGTGCACACAAGGGTAAAGCATTCATTAACAGGGATGATGCAAAACAAATCAAGCAAACCGAAGGAATGGAAACCATCAGTTTTGCATTTGAAAACGAAGCCGATTATCAATACAAGCGAATTTTAAAAGAAGGAAAAGCAGGAATCGAAGCCAATGATGTTACGGTTCAGTCGAATTTGGTGGGAAATTATAATCAAAACAATATCGCCGCGGCAACAACCATTGCACGATATTTTGGTGTAGAATTGCCCGAAATTAAAAAAGCAATAGAAGCTTATAACCCAACAATCAATCGCTCGCAAACGATTGAGCAAAACGGAAAGAAAATCATCATGGATGCCTATAATGCCAATCCTAGCAGTATGGAAGTAGCGCTGAAACATTTTTCGTATTACGATGGTACCAAGGCTGTCGTGTTGGGCGATATGTTTGAACTGGGTGCGTTTTCTGATGAAGAACACCAAAAAGTAGCGAAATTAGCCAAAGATTTAAATTTTGATGAAATCTTTTTAATTGGAGAAAATTTCAGTGCCAATACCAGCGGAGAATTAGCTGTATTGACTTTTAAAACTAAAGAGAAATTTTTAGCCTTTATTCGAGAAAATCCTGTGCAATCGCAAAGCATTTTAATCAAAGGCTCACGCGGAATGCAATTAGAAAAAATTCTTCCCGAATTATAATTTTAAAGGATTTTTAAAATATTAAAAAACCGATTTTCAACGAAAATCGGTTTTTTTGTGTTTTTTGGGAGCGAAAATTAGTCAAATCCATTAGCAAATTGTCCTTTCACTTCCAATATATTTTCTTCCACTTTGTCCTTCAAAGATTGCTGATATTCAGCCACAGCTTTTGCCACTTCAGGCTCAAACGCTCCTACTATTCTTGCCGCAAGTAATCCCGCATTTTTAGCCGCGTCGAGTGCCACAGTAGCCACAGGAATTCCGTTGGGCATTTGTAAAATGCTTAGAACGCTATCCCAGCCGTCGATGGAATTGCTTGAATGGATAGGCACGCCAATCACGGGCAAAGTCGTGAGCGAAGCCACCATACCTGGCAAATGTGCAGCGCCACCAGCCCCTGCAATGATTACTTTTACACCCCTTGCAGCAGCATCTTTGGCGTATTCAAACATGCGCTCGGGTGTGCGATGTGCAGAGACGAGCGTGAGCTCAAAAGTGATACCGAGTTCTTGTAAAATTTCTGCAGCAGCCTGCATTTTAGGCAAATCGCTTTGGCTGCCCATTACGATTGATACGGTTGGTTTTTCTATGTGCATGGTTTTATTTTTCGGTTACTATACAAAGATATTAAATCTGTTTGGAATTATTTTTAATATTAAATTTTTTTTGAATGCACAGCTAATTGTTTTTTGTACAATGATTTGTGTTATTTTTTGTGTTAAAAAATATTGTTTTTCAGTTATAAATTATTGTTATTCGATAATTTCTGTATATCTTTGCTGCAAGATTTAGAAGAAAGATGAATAATAGAGTTAATTTGTTTTTTAAAGTTTTGCTAGATTTTTTGTTTCTAGCCATGGTTTTGAGGGTGTTGGATATAATTTTAATATTTTTTGAACACCCAATTGATGCAATCATTCTAAAGGAAAATGAATTATGGCATCCAGTTGATTGGGTTATGCTATTCTTTACTTTGG
This Ornithobacterium rhinotracheale DNA region includes the following protein-coding sequences:
- the gldJ gene encoding gliding motility lipoprotein GldJ gives rise to the protein MNKTKFIYVLGFLAILSFTSCGKGGRKAGGGTKNYTSRTGWKPNDKKGWFFQGKKEKQKASQGMVYIEGGTFTMGQVKTDVMRNWDNTPRRMQVRSFYMGDTEVTNIAYREYMSWINYVFPTSNPENKNINDGIKPDTLVWGNKLSRNDLYSHEYLRNPSFDYYPVVGVTWLQAVRYCDWLTDRANEKAMMDKGYISKDLYLNEEVNLGSNHFNTERFQQNPGQVFQGDGVVDSAKIMKKLKIKTKNSRINYRSSMNASLVPAFRLPTEAEWEYAALALPGDRKYNSYEGKPIAQNEIRQEKGRNRGEFMANFKRGRGDYSGIGGWGNDGSAITNDVKHYPSNEFGLYGMLGNVAEWVADVYRPIIDEEANDFNYYRGNIYTRRIQNGNGDFETYQEREVAYDTLNNGQLLAKALPGSYKREVIEDARDYEDGDYRSSLDIGKAETDPNGTDPNMYNSPVRKFRVTDDGRVVLEKDEKQRFTEISNRSRVVKGGSWRDNIYWLDPGQRRFLDEGSAASWIGFRVAQDYTGANEATRTKRGIVKQK
- a CDS encoding UDP-N-acetylmuramoyl-tripeptide--D-alanyl-D-alanine ligase encodes the protein MRVEEFYHRFKDGVKVSTDTRKIEKGDIFIALKGENFNGNTYAEKAIEQGATVAIVDEPQFENTAKNIFLVEDSLKFLQDLAHFHRKELGIKIISLTGSNGKTTTKELIAQALGAKFNVAFTQGNLNNHIGVPLTLLSLNKSHDLAVVEMGANHPREIAQLCEIAAPNFGYITNFGKAHLEGFGSEEGVVKAKSELYDFLRAHKGKAFINRDDAKQIKQTEGMETISFAFENEADYQYKRILKEGKAGIEANDVTVQSNLVGNYNQNNIAAATTIARYFGVELPEIKKAIEAYNPTINRSQTIEQNGKKIIMDAYNANPSSMEVALKHFSYYDGTKAVVLGDMFELGAFSDEEHQKVAKLAKDLNFDEIFLIGENFSANTSGELAVLTFKTKEKFLAFIRENPVQSQSILIKGSRGMQLEKILPEL
- the purE gene encoding 5-(carboxyamino)imidazole ribonucleotide mutase; translated protein: MHIEKPTVSIVMGSQSDLPKMQAAAEILQELGITFELTLVSAHRTPERMFEYAKDAAARGVKVIIAGAGGAAHLPGMVASLTTLPVIGVPIHSSNSIDGWDSVLSILQMPNGIPVATVALDAAKNAGLLAARIVGAFEPEVAKAVAEYQQSLKDKVEENILEVKGQFANGFD